In one window of Vibrio pelagius DNA:
- a CDS encoding LysE family translocator: MTITIWFSLLAICLLGAMSPGPSLAMIAKHSLAGGRMNGLIAAWAHAAGIGIYAFATIIGLAVVLEQSPMLFKGISLAGAAYLAYLGVNALRSKGGVAEKLEGGEPVTYMQSAREAFLISILSPKIALFFIALFSQFVALGNELMNKVIIVSTPLIVDGLWYTFITLVLSSPLIVDRIRSQAQLIDRLSGVVLILLAARVVWTI; encoded by the coding sequence ATGACAATAACGATTTGGTTTTCTTTATTAGCTATCTGCTTATTGGGTGCGATGTCTCCGGGACCAAGTTTGGCAATGATTGCAAAACACAGCTTAGCTGGTGGACGAATGAATGGTCTGATCGCGGCTTGGGCACATGCAGCAGGGATAGGTATCTATGCGTTTGCCACTATTATCGGTTTGGCGGTCGTGTTAGAACAGTCGCCAATGCTGTTTAAAGGCATTAGCTTAGCCGGTGCCGCTTACTTGGCATATCTTGGAGTTAATGCGCTTCGCTCGAAAGGGGGTGTTGCGGAAAAATTAGAAGGTGGGGAGCCTGTCACTTACATGCAGTCTGCTCGTGAGGCCTTTCTTATCTCAATTCTTAGCCCAAAGATCGCGTTGTTCTTTATCGCTCTGTTCAGCCAGTTTGTCGCTTTAGGTAATGAGCTGATGAACAAGGTCATCATTGTGTCGACACCGTTGATTGTGGACGGCCTATGGTACACCTTCATTACACTGGTATTATCGAGCCCGCTGATTGTTGACCGCATCCGTTCTCAAGCCCAGTTGATAGATAGGCTATCGGGTGTGGTATTGATCCTATTGGCGGCACGTGTGGTGTGGACAATCTAG
- a CDS encoding LysR family transcriptional regulator has product MLGNINLNLLRSLHVLLEECHVSRAAERLHITQSAVSRQLSQLRELCNDPLLVRDGNKLIPTSRALLLKDKLDALLGEFDHLLDDQPFDPKEWKGELVLASSDYVAQYILPNIVADVSEVAPHINLAYRLWDPSYLERLHDMGIHLASSMFPKKPEHVSSMKLGEDKSVCLMRSSHPLAQQKKLSIDDLVNFAHIKVTGGGDKDTQADIALKQLGRTRRVALKVPFFSAACNVLNQDDYLMIVPEHIAYNLARHQPLTYRSLPFETDSHTYWLMWHPKFDNDSAHKWVREKAYLAMQKSSYNISMISNHSNDDYL; this is encoded by the coding sequence ATGCTAGGCAATATTAATCTTAATCTGCTGCGTTCACTGCATGTTTTGCTTGAAGAGTGCCATGTTAGTCGAGCTGCGGAGCGACTCCATATCACTCAATCAGCGGTTAGCCGTCAGCTCTCACAATTGAGAGAGCTGTGTAATGATCCCTTATTGGTCAGAGATGGCAATAAACTCATTCCGACTTCACGCGCTTTGTTGCTCAAAGATAAATTGGATGCGTTGCTAGGTGAATTTGACCACCTTCTTGATGATCAGCCTTTTGATCCTAAAGAGTGGAAAGGGGAGTTAGTTCTGGCGTCGAGTGATTATGTTGCTCAGTACATACTGCCTAATATTGTTGCCGATGTTTCTGAAGTTGCGCCGCATATCAATCTCGCTTACCGGTTGTGGGATCCCAGTTACCTTGAACGCCTTCATGACATGGGCATTCATTTGGCATCTAGCATGTTTCCAAAAAAACCTGAGCATGTTTCAAGCATGAAGCTTGGTGAAGACAAATCGGTATGTCTGATGAGAAGCTCACACCCACTGGCGCAGCAAAAAAAATTGAGTATCGATGATCTTGTTAACTTTGCACATATTAAAGTGACGGGAGGTGGAGACAAAGACACTCAAGCTGATATCGCTTTAAAGCAGCTAGGGCGTACTCGAAGAGTGGCTTTGAAAGTACCGTTTTTCTCAGCCGCGTGTAACGTACTAAACCAAGATGATTATCTGATGATTGTGCCAGAGCATATTGCTTATAACTTAGCTCGTCATCAACCATTGACTTACCGCTCCTTACCTTTTGAGACCGATAGCCATACCTATTGGCTGATGTGGCACCCTAAATTTGATAATGATTCTGCTCATAAGTGGGTACGTGAGAAGGCGTATCTTGCTATGCAGAAATCCAGTTACAATATCAGTATGATTTCAAATCATAGCAATGATGATTATCTTTGA
- the yjeH gene encoding L-methionine/branched-chain amino acid transporter gives MTQLKQEITLLSGIGQLSTTLLGTGLFMIPAIAAGIAGQLSLLAWLLLFIAICPIALTFAALGKRYPNAGGTAYFVRQAFGQRMETAVAWLFVSVIPVGIPAAIALAGGFAQQLLPVPLNAPLSAQFLTVVLLIIVNLLGSKSSGRLQTVIALSILALVGAFIWKADIGMADVAIPNVDSNSMWAIGSALAVMFWCFVGIEAFAHMGEEFKNPQRDFPLAIIAGCFVAGLVYWACSVVILKLGAYGSAEFDATAIPWVTEQLFGNGLKTVISILGFFACFASLNLYTQSLSRMIWAQARQHNPLGKMAQLNTRGAPLYPTIVIGVVALLSCVIGELSSLDLEFFLKLANGIFVLVYLLAMLAACRLLSGSGQYIAILSLLLCTLVFICLSWSMLYACFVFVALLLPWRRWLGRPRVSLE, from the coding sequence ATGACACAACTCAAACAAGAAATTACCCTGCTTTCCGGTATCGGGCAGCTTTCCACTACCCTACTCGGAACTGGGTTGTTTATGATCCCTGCAATAGCAGCAGGTATCGCAGGACAACTATCGCTACTGGCTTGGTTACTGCTATTTATTGCCATTTGCCCAATTGCCCTCACTTTCGCCGCACTTGGAAAACGCTACCCCAATGCCGGGGGGACTGCCTATTTTGTGCGTCAAGCGTTTGGGCAACGTATGGAGACGGCGGTCGCTTGGTTATTTGTAAGTGTCATTCCTGTGGGCATCCCTGCGGCGATCGCTTTGGCCGGTGGTTTTGCTCAACAACTACTTCCCGTACCGCTAAACGCACCACTCAGTGCCCAGTTTTTGACTGTCGTACTGCTGATCATTGTCAACCTTTTAGGCAGTAAGTCCTCAGGTCGGCTACAAACTGTCATTGCACTCTCTATTCTTGCGCTCGTTGGTGCTTTTATTTGGAAAGCAGATATCGGTATGGCTGACGTCGCGATTCCAAATGTCGATTCAAATTCAATGTGGGCTATCGGGTCTGCCTTGGCCGTGATGTTTTGGTGTTTTGTCGGCATTGAAGCATTTGCGCATATGGGAGAAGAGTTTAAGAATCCGCAACGCGACTTTCCCCTAGCCATTATCGCAGGTTGCTTTGTCGCAGGTTTGGTTTACTGGGCATGTTCAGTGGTGATTTTAAAATTGGGCGCATATGGTTCCGCTGAATTTGATGCGACGGCGATTCCTTGGGTCACAGAGCAACTGTTTGGTAATGGACTCAAAACTGTGATCAGCATTCTCGGCTTCTTTGCCTGTTTTGCCAGCCTCAATCTGTATACGCAGAGTCTATCACGCATGATTTGGGCGCAAGCTCGTCAACACAATCCACTTGGTAAAATGGCTCAACTCAATACTCGCGGCGCTCCACTTTATCCAACCATTGTTATCGGTGTTGTCGCACTGCTGTCCTGCGTGATTGGTGAGCTATCTTCGTTAGATCTTGAGTTTTTCCTCAAACTTGCCAACGGGATCTTTGTGTTGGTTTACCTATTGGCAATGCTCGCAGCCTGTCGCTTGCTGTCAGGTTCGGGCCAATACATCGCAATCTTATCGCTGCTATTGTGTACCTTAGTTTTCATCTGCCTAAGTTGGTCAATGCTCTATGCATGCTTCGTGTTTGTTGCACTGTTGTTACCTTGGCGTCGTTGGCTAGGTCGACCTCGCGTGTCGTTAGAGTAA
- a CDS encoding PLP-dependent aminotransferase family protein — protein sequence MQPIDIGDLSLDLSTTTRQNALFHAIREKIVRGFWSKGNKLPSTRKLALEIDVSRNTVIFAYEQLMSEGYIESRKGAGYFVSIEQPEYYLGALDAPSETVSKESHDVNGKPAFDVNHGFAPGVPDLQAFPFAKWQRLLQRHVTRLNLAGNQQVQGSIALRKALSHYLASSRSVHCDSSRIIITVGAQQALSIALMATLKAGDGVLMEEPGYRQVHKIIDLLQLRMQPVPVREKQGLCLDKVLASKAQALYVTPSNQYPMGTTLTIEQRLKIIDWAKQNRAWIIEDDYDSEFQFAHRPYTSMQGLAGKLEQDERVIYVGSLSKVMFNGLRIGYMVVPKQLVPRCLEIKDAITGDSPTHTQEALADFINEGDLLRHIRKMRRLYKQKHEAMLAALENEFGQDLEVISQAAGLHVTVKWYDGISERDWSERAEKENIVVRPFSFYEYTKNSDRDWRAVILGFGNVPLERIPQKMRAIAQIFYRE from the coding sequence ATGCAGCCAATAGATATCGGAGACCTGTCATTAGATCTCAGTACAACAACACGTCAGAACGCCTTATTTCATGCTATCCGGGAAAAGATCGTGCGTGGTTTTTGGAGCAAAGGGAATAAACTTCCCTCTACTCGCAAGTTAGCTCTGGAGATTGATGTCAGCCGTAACACAGTGATTTTTGCTTACGAGCAATTAATGAGTGAAGGTTATATAGAGAGCCGAAAAGGAGCAGGCTATTTTGTTTCGATAGAACAGCCCGAATACTATCTAGGGGCGTTAGATGCTCCATCGGAAACGGTAAGCAAAGAATCACATGACGTGAATGGAAAGCCGGCTTTTGATGTGAATCATGGCTTTGCTCCCGGCGTTCCCGATCTTCAAGCTTTTCCATTCGCTAAATGGCAGCGCTTATTGCAGAGGCATGTGACGCGATTAAACCTTGCGGGAAATCAACAGGTTCAAGGATCGATTGCACTTCGTAAGGCCTTGAGTCATTACTTGGCGAGTAGCCGATCTGTTCATTGTGATTCCAGTCGAATCATTATTACGGTTGGTGCACAACAGGCGCTTTCAATCGCGTTGATGGCGACACTTAAGGCGGGAGATGGGGTCTTGATGGAGGAGCCTGGATACCGTCAAGTACATAAAATAATCGACCTTTTACAACTCAGGATGCAGCCTGTTCCGGTGCGTGAGAAGCAGGGGTTGTGTTTGGACAAAGTACTGGCGAGTAAAGCTCAAGCACTCTATGTCACACCAAGTAATCAGTACCCAATGGGTACTACGCTTACCATAGAGCAGAGACTGAAGATCATTGATTGGGCAAAACAGAATCGGGCTTGGATCATTGAAGATGACTACGATAGTGAATTTCAGTTTGCACACCGTCCTTACACCAGTATGCAAGGCTTAGCAGGCAAGCTAGAGCAAGACGAACGGGTGATTTACGTGGGTTCGCTCAGCAAAGTGATGTTCAACGGTTTGAGAATTGGCTACATGGTAGTACCCAAACAGTTGGTCCCTCGTTGTTTAGAAATTAAAGACGCTATTACTGGCGACTCACCCACGCATACACAGGAAGCGTTGGCAGACTTTATCAATGAAGGTGATCTATTAAGACACATTAGAAAAATGCGACGCCTTTACAAACAGAAGCATGAAGCGATGTTAGCAGCGTTGGAGAATGAGTTTGGTCAAGATCTTGAAGTGATAAGCCAAGCGGCTGGTCTGCATGTGACGGTGAAGTGGTATGACGGGATTTCGGAACGAGATTGGAGTGAAAGGGCGGAGAAAGAAAACATTGTCGTGCGTCCGTTTAGCTTTTACGAATACACGAAAAACAGTGACCGTGACTGGCGCGCTGTAATTTTGGGCTTTGGAAATGTTCCTTTGGAGCGAATACCTCAGAAAATGCGCGCCATTGCTCAAATTTTTTATCGTGAGTAA
- a CDS encoding pyridoxamine 5'-phosphate oxidase family protein translates to MLSRTNRTTIKKGTHKAEFEQHKLYDIIDESLIAHIALDGDQGPVVIPMLAWRVDNHVYIHGAKNSRLLKGLKTGAQTCLTFTLFDGWVLARSAFHHSAHYRSAVVFGSFEIIDDADEKDRLLNHFIEQIAPGRTKEVRLSSPRELAATELLAIPLTEASVKIGKHGVNDDEADLDIPVWAGVLPYRTVVGPLETVPELEGKIDLPDYSAAYGSRWSNAPNSSNSK, encoded by the coding sequence ATGTTATCGAGAACCAACAGAACAACGATTAAGAAAGGAACTCACAAAGCAGAGTTCGAACAGCACAAGCTATACGACATCATTGATGAAAGCCTCATTGCCCACATCGCCTTAGACGGAGATCAAGGTCCGGTAGTGATCCCTATGTTGGCATGGCGTGTTGACAACCATGTCTACATCCACGGCGCAAAAAACAGCCGTCTACTAAAAGGGCTAAAAACAGGGGCTCAGACTTGCCTAACCTTCACCCTGTTTGACGGCTGGGTATTAGCACGTTCGGCTTTTCATCACAGTGCTCACTATCGTTCTGCGGTGGTATTTGGATCATTTGAAATCATTGACGACGCCGACGAGAAAGACAGACTACTCAATCATTTCATTGAACAGATAGCGCCAGGTCGAACAAAAGAAGTGCGTCTGAGTAGCCCGAGAGAACTTGCGGCCACAGAGCTACTCGCCATTCCGTTGACAGAGGCCTCGGTTAAAATTGGTAAGCACGGCGTTAACGACGATGAAGCTGACCTCGACATTCCCGTTTGGGCAGGAGTACTGCCTTATAGAACCGTCGTAGGTCCACTCGAAACCGTACCTGAACTAGAAGGTAAGATAGATCTGCCGGACTATTCAGCAGCCTACGGCTCTCGTTGGAGTAATGCGCCGAACAGCAGTAACAGCAAGTAG
- a CDS encoding AraC family transcriptional regulator: protein MHNVNFLRALGIFSIYQQVAANEVEHIESLGIPRSVFDNPMNLIPVREVDEWYHNLEQRTQNPDIILQIGQKVDIEKAGPLANWFFSGHDLASTIRRINLSLHCLQSGAYLYGAEVGPLIKWCYENPAYSDKGKVHDSIRVAIFMTKILRMYLGHDFKPAAVCIAGHRKNVEVYQAYFDCPIQWGQPRTEVWLPSNLRLSVNQVRSTGRANLAMNYHDLDNYLNMPDAEDEHKVIYEMINYSRHFGLPTLAKVSSLLGLSEQQFQRRLNRLGVTFSTITGYVLSNVAVELLRYSTPINEIATRLGYTNTASFNRMFKKHRGLTPRQYRDRFRAHF, encoded by the coding sequence GTGCATAACGTTAACTTTTTGCGTGCTCTGGGTATATTCAGTATTTATCAGCAAGTCGCAGCAAATGAGGTAGAACACATTGAGAGCTTAGGTATTCCTAGATCGGTGTTTGATAATCCGATGAACCTGATACCAGTGAGAGAAGTGGATGAGTGGTATCACAACTTAGAGCAACGGACACAAAACCCAGACATCATTTTACAAATAGGACAAAAGGTTGATATTGAGAAGGCGGGACCACTGGCGAATTGGTTCTTCTCTGGGCATGATTTGGCTTCGACTATTCGCAGAATAAATCTAAGCCTTCATTGTTTACAGTCTGGTGCGTATCTCTATGGAGCGGAAGTAGGACCTCTGATTAAATGGTGTTACGAGAACCCGGCATACAGTGATAAGGGTAAGGTTCACGACTCCATTCGAGTCGCTATTTTCATGACGAAGATATTGCGCATGTATCTTGGTCACGATTTCAAGCCTGCGGCAGTGTGTATTGCTGGCCATCGTAAAAATGTCGAGGTTTATCAAGCTTACTTCGATTGCCCAATTCAATGGGGACAACCGAGAACCGAAGTGTGGTTGCCTAGTAATCTGAGGTTATCTGTCAATCAAGTTCGCTCTACCGGGCGTGCTAACTTAGCCATGAATTACCATGATTTGGATAATTACCTAAATATGCCTGATGCTGAAGATGAGCATAAGGTGATTTACGAAATGATCAATTACAGTCGGCATTTTGGTTTACCAACGCTTGCCAAGGTTTCTTCCTTGCTTGGGTTATCTGAGCAGCAATTTCAGAGGCGATTGAATCGTCTAGGCGTCACGTTCTCAACCATTACCGGTTATGTGTTGAGTAACGTGGCGGTTGAACTATTGCGGTATTCCACACCCATCAATGAGATCGCGACACGCCTTGGCTACACCAATACAGCGAGCTTTAACCGCATGTTTAAAAAACATAGAGGCTTAACACCCAGGCAGTATCGCGATCGTTTTCGAGCTCATTTCTAA
- a CDS encoding MFS transporter yields MSLLSVPFVGTSADTALHVVAGIVLIATIAAAGYGFWRVHELPINKAHSKEHHQLGLITALTWIGFIWHWVWVLAVILAFVDMEKAIINLRDTWRAPSPEKTADQENENNKETPAC; encoded by the coding sequence ATGAGTCTTCTTAGTGTCCCGTTTGTTGGAACCAGTGCCGATACAGCACTTCACGTTGTAGCCGGAATTGTGCTTATCGCGACGATTGCTGCTGCAGGTTACGGTTTCTGGCGAGTTCATGAATTGCCAATTAATAAAGCGCACAGTAAAGAACATCACCAACTGGGGCTGATCACTGCGCTCACCTGGATCGGGTTTATCTGGCATTGGGTATGGGTACTGGCTGTGATCCTCGCATTTGTCGACATGGAAAAAGCAATCATCAATTTGCGGGATACTTGGCGAGCACCCTCGCCAGAGAAAACAGCAGATCAAGAGAATGAGAATAACAAGGAGACACCAGCATGTTAG
- a CDS encoding HlyD family secretion protein yields the protein MLEGLAIWALFIYLLRLVGMPWNKGTKAFAYLGGTSWLLFVWVGLINYTPMDLSGGSVVQSPHIQLRPDSTAVSGKTTKVHITPNQDVKEGQLIYEIDDTKYVIARDKAKIQLESAQVALETAHQEVDIAKISYQSSLEDIHSTEAKIESAKTDLVLQEKTLKRYLRQNSVVEHTITESDIDQQTATVDLAKHSLTTLKSELSKKKVDAENAKLNIQKAETNVTKKQTDVDTASSTLAQAEWDLKSTKVTAPTDGFVTNFILREGQRVSMMPRIQMYTEEKYVLMRVNHQAIRNIKVGQPAEFATAVYPGKIFSATVEGIVEATGEAQATLLGMDESVRTTTGKNLQNKHHFVRLKIEETEGYDIPVGSVGLAWVSGEKPISFMAFLDAIRGIIIRMKSQLYFFYSI from the coding sequence ATGTTAGAAGGTTTAGCTATTTGGGCTCTTTTCATTTATCTGCTTAGATTAGTCGGTATGCCTTGGAACAAGGGAACCAAAGCGTTCGCTTACTTAGGGGGTACATCGTGGTTGCTGTTTGTATGGGTTGGATTGATTAACTATACCCCGATGGATCTGTCGGGCGGCTCAGTGGTTCAATCACCACATATTCAATTGCGACCAGATTCGACTGCAGTGTCTGGTAAAACAACTAAGGTTCATATCACGCCAAACCAAGATGTAAAAGAAGGTCAGCTAATCTATGAAATTGATGACACCAAATATGTTATCGCTCGTGACAAGGCAAAGATCCAACTTGAATCTGCGCAGGTTGCTCTAGAAACTGCTCATCAAGAAGTCGATATCGCGAAGATTTCGTATCAGTCGTCACTTGAAGATATCCATTCAACTGAAGCAAAAATTGAATCTGCGAAAACCGACCTTGTATTGCAAGAAAAGACTCTTAAGCGTTATTTACGCCAGAACAGCGTGGTAGAGCATACGATTACGGAATCGGACATCGATCAACAAACCGCTACTGTCGATTTGGCCAAACACAGCCTAACCACATTGAAGTCTGAACTTAGTAAGAAAAAGGTCGATGCCGAAAACGCTAAACTCAATATTCAAAAAGCAGAAACCAATGTCACTAAAAAGCAGACTGATGTGGACACAGCTAGCTCTACATTAGCTCAAGCGGAATGGGATCTAAAAAGCACTAAGGTGACCGCCCCAACAGACGGCTTTGTTACCAACTTTATTCTTCGTGAAGGTCAACGTGTTTCGATGATGCCACGTATTCAGATGTACACCGAAGAGAAGTACGTACTGATGCGAGTGAATCACCAAGCGATTCGGAACATTAAAGTGGGTCAGCCTGCGGAGTTTGCGACAGCGGTATACCCAGGTAAGATCTTTTCGGCAACCGTTGAAGGCATTGTCGAGGCGACTGGCGAAGCGCAAGCAACGCTATTAGGTATGGACGAATCGGTTAGAACAACGACAGGCAAGAACCTACAGAACAAGCATCATTTCGTTCGTTTGAAGATTGAGGAAACGGAAGGCTATGACATCCCCGTCGGATCAGTTGGCCTTGCATGGGTAAGTGGCGAGAAACCCATTAGTTTTATGGCATTCTTAGACGCCATACGTGGCATCATTATTCGAATGAAATCTCAGCTGTACTTCTTCTACTCGATATAA
- the codB gene encoding cytosine permease, with the protein MAADNNYSLGPVPTSARKGVASLTMVMLGLTFFSASMWTGGSLGTGLTFNDFFLAVLIGNLILGIYTSFLGYIGSSTGLSTHLLARFSFGTKGSWLPSALLGGTQVGWFGVGVAMFAIPVQKATGIDTNTLIIVSGLLMTATVYFGIKALMVLSAVAVPAIAILGGYSVMTAVDSVGGLEQLQLIKPETPMDFSMALAMVVGSFVSAGTLTADFVRFGKKPASAVLVTMIAFFIGNSLMFIFGAAGAAATGQSDISDVMIAQGLLLPAIIVLGLNIWTTNENALYASGLGFSNITGRSSTLMSIINGIIGTIFALWLYNNFVGWLTFLSLAIPPIGGVIISDFFANRKRYKDFAKAEFQTVNWAGIIAVAIGVAAGHFLPGVVPINAVLGGAISYLVLNPFINKNAMKSQTA; encoded by the coding sequence ATGGCTGCGGATAACAACTACAGTCTAGGGCCGGTTCCAACATCGGCTAGGAAAGGAGTCGCTTCATTAACAATGGTAATGTTAGGTTTGACTTTCTTCTCCGCAAGTATGTGGACAGGCGGTTCACTCGGTACTGGTCTCACCTTCAATGATTTCTTCCTCGCCGTTCTCATTGGCAATCTAATCCTTGGTATTTACACTTCTTTTCTTGGCTACATCGGCTCTTCTACTGGCCTCTCAACTCACCTTCTCGCTCGATTCTCTTTTGGTACTAAAGGCTCTTGGCTTCCTTCTGCTCTCCTTGGCGGCACACAAGTAGGCTGGTTCGGCGTTGGCGTAGCAATGTTCGCAATCCCTGTACAAAAAGCGACCGGCATCGATACCAACACCCTAATTATCGTTTCTGGTTTATTGATGACGGCGACAGTGTATTTTGGTATCAAAGCATTGATGGTCTTATCGGCAGTTGCTGTTCCTGCAATTGCAATCTTAGGTGGCTACTCAGTGATGACGGCTGTAGATAGCGTTGGCGGCTTGGAACAACTTCAGCTTATCAAACCAGAAACACCAATGGACTTCTCAATGGCGCTCGCTATGGTTGTAGGCTCTTTCGTTAGTGCAGGTACGCTCACTGCCGATTTTGTGCGCTTTGGTAAAAAACCTGCAAGCGCAGTGCTGGTTACTATGATCGCTTTCTTCATCGGTAACTCGCTAATGTTCATTTTTGGGGCAGCGGGTGCGGCGGCAACAGGCCAGTCTGACATCTCTGATGTGATGATCGCTCAAGGTCTACTGCTTCCTGCTATTATCGTGTTAGGTCTGAACATTTGGACGACCAATGAAAACGCGCTGTATGCATCGGGTCTAGGTTTCTCAAACATCACAGGTCGCTCTAGTACACTAATGTCGATCATTAACGGCATCATCGGTACGATTTTCGCACTCTGGTTATACAACAACTTTGTAGGTTGGCTAACGTTCCTATCGTTAGCGATACCACCGATTGGTGGTGTAATCATCTCCGATTTCTTTGCTAACCGTAAACGCTACAAAGATTTTGCAAAAGCAGAGTTCCAAACCGTGAATTGGGCTGGCATTATCGCGGTTGCAATTGGTGTTGCTGCAGGTCACTTCCTACCAGGTGTTGTTCCTATCAACGCTGTATTAGGCGGTGCTATTAGCTACCTAGTGCTCAACCCTTTTATCAACAAAAACGCTATGAAATCTCAGACGGCTTAA
- a CDS encoding cytosine deaminase: MTTLLIKNAKLQDQDGLKQILIENGQFSRILDNDDQIAHQGDTLDAQGGIAVTPFCEPHIHLDTTQTAGEPNWNISGTLFEGIERWAERKELLSIEDVKARAKQTLKWQIANGVQHVRTHVDVSDPTLIALKAMIDVREEMKEWVDIQIVAFPQEGILSYPNGKELLEEAVQLGADVIGAIPHFEFTREYGVESLHYVFELARKYDRLIDVHCDEIDDEQSRFVETLAALAHKFDMGDKVTASHTTAMGSYNGAYASRLFRLLRMSGINFVANPLVNIHLQGRFDDYPKRRGVTRVKEMLASNINVCFGHDDVFDPWYPLGTANMLQVLHMGLHVTQVMGYDQINQSLDLISKNSARTLNIQDQFGIEVGKPGSLLILPADNGFDAVRRQVPVQYSVRHGKVIAETQLAQTKINLDKSEAINFKR, from the coding sequence ATGACTACTTTATTGATCAAGAACGCGAAGCTTCAAGACCAAGATGGCTTGAAACAAATTCTGATTGAAAATGGTCAATTCAGTCGCATTCTAGACAATGATGATCAGATTGCTCATCAAGGCGACACTCTCGACGCTCAAGGTGGCATTGCGGTTACTCCTTTTTGTGAACCACACATCCACCTTGATACGACTCAGACAGCCGGTGAACCAAACTGGAATATCTCAGGTACGCTTTTTGAAGGTATCGAACGCTGGGCGGAGCGCAAAGAGTTACTGTCAATCGAAGACGTAAAAGCGCGCGCGAAACAAACACTGAAATGGCAAATTGCTAACGGTGTGCAACACGTTCGAACTCACGTCGATGTTTCAGACCCGACACTTATCGCGCTTAAAGCGATGATTGACGTTCGTGAAGAGATGAAAGAGTGGGTTGACATCCAGATCGTTGCATTCCCTCAAGAAGGCATTCTTTCTTACCCGAACGGCAAAGAGCTGCTTGAAGAGGCGGTTCAGCTCGGTGCCGATGTCATCGGTGCGATTCCTCATTTCGAATTCACTCGTGAATACGGCGTTGAGTCTCTCCATTATGTATTTGAACTTGCACGTAAATATGACCGCCTAATTGACGTTCACTGTGACGAAATCGATGACGAACAGTCTCGCTTCGTTGAAACCTTAGCCGCTCTTGCACATAAGTTTGACATGGGTGACAAAGTTACGGCGAGCCACACGACCGCAATGGGTTCTTACAATGGTGCTTACGCCTCTCGCCTATTCCGCCTCCTACGTATGTCAGGGATCAACTTCGTAGCAAACCCATTAGTGAACATTCACTTACAAGGCCGATTCGATGATTACCCGAAACGCCGAGGTGTAACACGAGTAAAAGAGATGCTCGCTTCAAACATCAACGTCTGTTTTGGTCACGACGATGTTTTTGACCCGTGGTATCCACTGGGTACAGCGAATATGCTGCAAGTACTGCATATGGGTCTGCACGTAACGCAGGTGATGGGTTACGATCAAATCAACCAATCATTAGATTTGATCAGCAAGAACTCAGCTCGCACACTGAATATCCAAGATCAGTTTGGCATTGAAGTGGGTAAACCTGGCAGCCTGTTGATTCTTCCTGCTGACAATGGTTTTGATGCTGTGCGTCGCCAAGTACCGGTTCAGTACTCTGTGCGACATGGTAAGGTGATCGCAGAAACACAGCTTGCGCAAACCAAAATCAACCTAGATAAATCAGAAGCAATTAACTTTAAACGTTAG
- the cspE gene encoding transcription antiterminator/RNA stability regulator CspE yields MSNTNTGTVKWFNEEKGFGFISQDNGGADVFVHFRAIVSEGFKTLKEGQKVSFEVENGQKGLQAANVVAQ; encoded by the coding sequence ATGTCTAACACAAATACTGGTACTGTAAAATGGTTTAACGAAGAGAAAGGTTTCGGCTTCATTTCTCAAGATAACGGCGGTGCTGACGTATTCGTTCACTTCCGTGCTATCGTTTCTGAAGGTTTCAAAACTCTGAAAGAAGGCCAAAAGGTTTCTTTCGAAGTTGAAAACGGTCAAAAAGGCCTACAAGCAGCTAACGTTGTTGCTCAATAA